From candidate division KSB1 bacterium, the proteins below share one genomic window:
- a CDS encoding PorV/PorQ family protein: MKRIITSVIVLLVLVCSISNLFAVSEAALLFLLISPHARAAGMGEAFVAISDDVSAIYWNPAGLAFQKDKQFTTMYAKWLPQFNLSDLYYLFSAYRQSIEGLGTIGINITYLNLGEQNITEETSPEVVGTFNSNEWAISLAYATLLSENLGVGLNFRFIRSNLANVQVGAQKGAGVANAFAVDLGMLKKNFLINRLNFGVNVSNIGPKITYINASQADPIPTNIRVGFAYNILEQQYNKITLALDVNKLLVNRTTEGPDSVWKSMVTAWGNDDLIFNLGGEYWYADLIALRAGYNHDEAGNVKFLSFGAGLRYANYQFDFAYVAAPEGHPLSDTMRFSLMIGR, translated from the coding sequence ATGAAAAGAATCATAACTAGCGTAATAGTACTCCTCGTGTTGGTTTGTTCAATATCTAACCTTTTTGCAGTCAGCGAGGCGGCACTGTTATTCTTACTGATTTCACCGCACGCGCGTGCCGCTGGCATGGGAGAGGCTTTTGTGGCCATTTCAGACGATGTCTCGGCTATTTACTGGAATCCCGCCGGTTTGGCTTTTCAGAAAGACAAACAGTTCACCACCATGTACGCAAAATGGCTGCCGCAGTTTAATTTGAGCGACCTGTACTACCTCTTTAGCGCATACCGTCAATCCATCGAAGGCCTGGGCACCATTGGTATCAATATTACTTATTTGAATTTAGGTGAACAAAACATTACAGAGGAAACTAGCCCCGAGGTCGTGGGAACGTTCAATAGCAATGAGTGGGCTATCTCCCTTGCATACGCAACGCTGCTCTCCGAAAACCTGGGTGTCGGTCTTAATTTCAGGTTCATTCGGAGTAATTTGGCAAATGTTCAAGTTGGGGCACAAAAAGGTGCTGGTGTCGCAAATGCTTTTGCAGTTGATTTAGGTATGCTTAAGAAAAATTTTCTCATTAACAGGCTCAATTTTGGCGTGAACGTTTCCAATATTGGTCCAAAGATTACTTACATTAACGCCTCACAAGCTGATCCCATTCCTACGAATATCCGAGTAGGTTTTGCTTATAACATTTTGGAACAGCAATACAACAAAATCACACTGGCACTTGATGTAAACAAGTTGCTGGTGAATAGGACAACGGAGGGCCCTGATTCTGTTTGGAAGTCAATGGTTACGGCCTGGGGCAATGACGACTTAATATTTAACTTAGGGGGCGAATACTGGTATGCCGATTTAATTGCTTTGCGGGCAGGCTATAATCATGATGAGGCCGGAAACGTTAAGTTCCTGTCTTTCGGTGCCGGATTAAGATATGCGAATTATCAATTTGATTTTGCTTACGTTGCTGCGCCTGAAGGACATCCTCTTTCAGACACTATGCGTTTTTCTTTAATGATAGGTCGGTAA